A genomic stretch from Lathyrus oleraceus cultivar Zhongwan6 chromosome 2, CAAS_Psat_ZW6_1.0, whole genome shotgun sequence includes:
- the LOC127119033 gene encoding LEAF RUST 10 DISEASE-RESISTANCE LOCUS RECEPTOR-LIKE PROTEIN KINASE-like 1.1, with the protein MFRSVLLSSYFLLLLSAASDSEYEKECVIGKNTLCGYLGEISLPFTTVNNKECGLYISGCDNNNPFEKKIHLRNQIYIIDNINYKKNSVIMYGHHHSSSELSGLELMKTPAAFSFNTVNFIVCGHGYDNSHEKMSKYRNCPDYDIYFTSKPDDLIFPIFPLPCSPYIPLYNDCVELISLLEIKVDLESCDCYSKGKSCLLDQDTLNFKCGHDLWYGAPVLQSEDHSDIHPKRNERHLKVAVIGLSIGLATVIAIALFVIIWLFYFRRIKSSGVKNQSRANYGGLSRNTTIPESGAVYFGITVFFYKELQEATNNFNKARELGEGGFGTVYYGKLGDGREVAVKRLFERSYRPVESFTNEIQILTRMRHRNLVSLYGCTSRHSRELLLVYEYIPNGTVNSHLHDKKENQNSSLPWDMRMKIAIETAGALTYLHANDVIHRDVKTSNILLDNSFCVKVADFGLSRLYPNDVTHVSTAPRGTPGYVDPEYRLCYQLTSKSDVYSFGVVLVELISSLPAVDFSRDRDDIKLANLAKRKIQKREFSELIDPSLRFQTDESLKNVISSVAELAFQCLQDEKELRPSMSEALEVLQKIESCKGEAENHEGIDFHHGVEVAQSYAHPSLPNTWMKPQRHQQTF; encoded by the exons ATGTTCCGTTCTGTTTTATTATCCTCTTATTTTCTGCTTCTTCTCTCTGCTGCGTCTGATTCGGAATATGAAAAAGAATGTGTAATAGGAAAAAACACTTTGTGTGGATATCTTGGGGAAATCTCCCTCCCCTTCACAACCGTTAACAACAAAGAATGTGGCCTTTACATAAGTGGTTGTGACAACAATAACCCTTTCGAGAAAAAAATCCATCTCAGAAACCAAATCTACATAATTGATAACATCAATTATAAGAAAAATTCAGTTATCATGTATGGCCACCACCACAGTTCCTCTGAATTATCTGGTTTAGAATTAATGAAAACGCCAGCAGCATTCAGCTTTAACACAGTCAATTTCATTGTATGCGGTCATGGCTATGATAATAGCCATGAAAAAATGTCCAAATATAGAAACTGTCCTGATTATGATATCTACTTTACTTCTAAACCTGATGATCTCATTTTCCCTATTTTTCCATTACCATGTTCTCCATACATTCCCCTATATAACGATTGTGTGGAATTAATTTCGTTACTCGAAATTAAAGTGGATTTAGAGTCTTGTGATTGTTATAGTAAAGGAAAGTCATGTCTTCTAGACCAAGATACTTTAAATTTCAAATGTGGCCATG ATCTCTGGTATGGAGCTCCGGTACTTCAGAGTGAAGACCATTCTGATATTCATCCAAAGCGAAATGAACGGCATTTGAAGGTTGCGGTAATAG GTTTATCTATTGGATTGGCAACCGTGATTGCAATTGCCTTGTTTGTTATAATTTGGCTTTTCTACTTTCGGAGAATCAAATCTTCAGGTGTCAAAAACCAATCAAGAGCCAATTATGGCGGTCTTTCAAGAAATACAACAATCCCAGAAAGTGGAGCTGTCTACTTTGGGATTACTGTCTTCTTCTATAAGGAGCTCCAAGAGGCAACAAACAATTTTAATAAAGCCAGAGAGCTTGGAGAAGGAGGCTTTGGGACTGTTTACTACG GAAAGCTTGGagatggacgtgaagttgcagTGAAGCGCCTATTCGAGCGCAGCTACAGACCAGTAGAATCATTCACAAACGAAATTCAGATCCTCACACGCATGCGCCACAGAAATCTTGTATCCCTTTATGGCTGCACTTCACGCCACAGTCGTGAATTGCTGTTAGTGTATGAATACATCCCAAACGGCACCGTCAATAGCCATCTCCACGACAAAAAAGAAAATCAAAACTCATCTTTACCCTGGGATATGAGAATGAAAATAGCCATAGAAACTGCCGGTGCATTAACTTATCTCCATGCTAATGATGTCATTCACCGAGACGTGAAAACCAGCAACATTCTACTTGACAACAGTTTTTGTGTTAAGGTTGCTGATTTTGGTCTTTCGAGACTATACCCTAATGATGTCACTCACGTCTCTACAGCGCCGAGAGGAACACCGGGCTATGTTGATCCAGAATATCGGTTGTGTTACCAGCTAACAAGCAAGAGTGATGTATATAGCTTTGGTGTAGTTCTTGTTGAGCTAATATCATCTTTGCCTGCAGTTGATTTCTCGAGGGATAGAGATGACATTAAGTTGGCAAATCTAGCAAAAAGAAAAATTCAGAAAAGGGAATTTTCTGAGTTGATTGATCCTTCTCTTCGTTTTCAGACAGATGAGAGTTTAAAAAATGTGATAAGTTCTGTTGCGGAATTGGCCTTCCAGTGTTTGCAAGATGAGAAGGAATTGAGACCCTCTATGAGTGAAGCATTGGAGGTGCTGCAGAAAATTGAAAGTTGCAAGGGTGAGGCAGAGAATCACGAGGGGATTGATTTTCATCATGGAGTAGAAGTAGCACAAAGTTATGCACATCCATCACTTCCAAACACTTGGATGAAGCCACAGCGCCATCAACAAACATTTTGA